One region of Dysidea avara chromosome 1, odDysAvar1.4, whole genome shotgun sequence genomic DNA includes:
- the LOC136268033 gene encoding large ribosomal subunit protein mL37-like, with amino-acid sequence MLTRMEQSLKLARNYCAVQEEVSYVYHRYIKTLYADKQAYLLTKTQRVENRPPSVERLLESIDAQDMVAPFEKAVLEAKGFEAQGEFVITRIGKRKKRKTPPQYRFALMQNFLRVVSCAYSKQYPHLSELFIGDKPFITSTWERYGSKVTVHGKQASFLMSKKPLSRIFDHSTVEESAKVQLESMHPNPPFFDLAETEEALPQTYLSGFTGSPPFPHLHTMVLVDLYSWPAEQIIQKALLYLFTHLVTDLTERQGKRFGDILETPVPAQAIIACGKRFHFIWYQLNTLDLENDDGIKNLVYIDSPGWMYKKILSDKKTDTKSLTNMKEKPVKLFMAQLFAKPE; translated from the coding sequence ATGCTTACAAGAATGGAGCAGTCGTTAAAGCTTGCGCGAAACTACTGCGCTGTTCAGGAAGAAGTATCCTACGTCTACCATAGGTATATAAAGACTTTGTACGCAGACAAACAAGCGTACCTTTTGACCAAGACCCAGAGGGTAGAAAACAGACCACCTTCTGTGGAAAGATTGCTAGAATCAATAGATGCACAAGATATGGTTGCACCATTTGAAAAAGCCGTACTAGAAGCTAAAGGGTTTGAAGCACAAGGCGAGTTTGTTATAACAAGGATTGGAAAAAGGAAGAAACGCAAAACGCCTCCCCAATATCGGTTCGCCTTAATGCAGAACTTTCTCAGGGTAGTTAGTTGTGCTTATTCTAAGCAGTATCCTCATCTATCTGAGCTTTTTATTGGTGATAAACCATTCATAACGTCTACCTGGGAGCGATATGGCTCTAAGGTCACTGTTCATGGCAAGCAGGCCAGTTTTCTAATGTCGAAGAAGCCTCTTTCTAGAATTTTTGATCACTCAACAGTAGAAGAGAGTGCCAAAGTTCAGCTGGAGTCGATGCATCCTAACCCACCATTTTTTGACTTGGCAGAAACTGAAGAAGCATTGCCACAAACCTACTTATCAGGTTTTACAGGGTCACCTCCGTTTCCTCACTTGCACACGATGGTCTTAGTGGACCTGTATAGCTGGCCTGCAGAACAAATAATCCAAAAGGCTTTGCTGTATCTCTTTACTCACCTAGTCACAGATTTAACTGAGAGACAGGGTAAAAGATTTGGTGATATCCTGGAAACACCGGTACCAGCACAGGCGATAATCGCTTGTGGCAAACGATTCCATTTTATTTGGTATCAGTTGAACACCCTTGATCTAGAGAATGATGATGGCATCAAAAATCTTGTCTACATAGACAGCCCTGGGTGGATGTACAAAAAGATTTTGAGTGACAAAAAAACAGATACTAAGTCTCTGACTAATATGAAGGAAAAGCCTGTAAAACTATTTATGGCACAATTGTTTGCCAAACCAGAATGA